Proteins from a genomic interval of Cucumis melo cultivar AY chromosome 7, USDA_Cmelo_AY_1.0, whole genome shotgun sequence:
- the LOC103492901 gene encoding sister chromatid cohesion protein SCC2 isoform X1 translates to MSLPPSAFASASSSASTSSNRGIGLSNTIHSEVAPCLPLPSLPVFFGASDPHLRLFDHPDATYATSTADLLPHSKKIADLLLATDVSYLNLREDAQVLQEGSVEPFELYEEVLRHDGDAFSYTAPGPIMEHVSSSTVPDRKVFEQRLHIRNQVEGDSRTTQSQKMEPETMPTNDTPISSSRKVKTKKKVRDETSSGRTGSSELQDNTLAKSCEFLEDFCGRAEIVDDDRDESEWLALPLTDLRMLVNEIMSIRSKKLLHLVPLDKLTRLLKVLDNQIHRAEGLSVEECEHSDSDAVATIFCALESIHASLAIMAHDQMPKLLYKEEIIERILEFSRRHIMDIMCAYDPSYRALHKVSENGVFEVNEDEEDGGYGSSTKKRRAVKTTKIRKPALNKVSNAVNTILQKMCTILGLLKDLLLIERLPDSCILQLVKTSFSTFLVDNIQLLQLKAIGLICGIFYSYTQHRNYLIDELVQMLFKLPSTKRALRAYHLPEEEQRQIQMITALLIQLVHYSANLPEALRQASDSHSIFEVSVDSSCPTKCHEAATEACCLFWTHVLQRFANVKTQDASEVKVMMENMVLDLLTTLNLPEYPASAPILEVLCVLLLQNAGLKSKDISARSMAIDFLGMIAARLKRDAVICATDKFWILQELGNKEDVGDQSYPKDVCSICLDGRVEKYILVCQGCQRLFHADCMGGTGRENEIPNRGWYCQICHCRKQLQVLQSYCKSQCKNDSEKRKDWSDKGSNALWLVSNIEIVQQLLLNYLQEVGSTDDFHLFVRWFYLCLWYKDDPKSEQKFIYYLSRLKSMAIVRDGGNTSSLLTRDSVKKITLALGQNNSFSRGFDKILHMLLASLRENSPVIRAKALRAVSIIVEADPEVLGDERVQLAVEGRFCDSAISVREAALELVGRHIASHPDLGFKYFEKISERIKDTGVSVRKRAIKIIRDMCTSNANFSEFTRACIEIISRVGDDESSIQDLVCKTFYEFWFEEPSCSQTQFFGDDSSVPLEIANKTEQIVEILRKMPNHQLLVTIIKRNLALDFLPQSTKAVGINPVSLTSVRKRCELMCKCLLERILQKVTSQVEERSNMDTEVRALPYVLVLHAFCVVDPMLCAPASNPSQFVVTLQPYLKSQVDNRVVAQLLESIIFIIDAVLPLLRKLSPNVAEDLEQDLKHMIVRHSFLTVVHACIKCLCSLSKIAGKGAWVVEYLIQMFFKRLDSQGIDNKQLVGRSLFCLGLLIRYGSPLLSNSSNKNVDITKSLSLLKMYLQTEDLVIRVRALQALGFVLIARPEFMLQEGVGKIIEESLSSGSDVRLKMQALQNMYDYLLDAEGQMGTDEAGDGAGPDTVESGQSVPVAAGAGDTNICGGIVQLYWERILGRSLDLNGQVRQIALKIVEVVLRQGLVHPITCVPYLIALETDPHEANAKLAHHLLMNMNEKYPTFFESRLGDGLQMSFIFIQTISRGSDNANKKIQSKGSSNLKSRSDSSSLTQARLGVSRIYKLIRANRVSRNNFISSIVRKFDNPRMNDSMIPFLMYCAEILALLPFTFPDEPLYLIYAINRIIQVRGGALQEEIKALSVHLLQRNTQNVTYENGMIQPPQPGLFSDNIVLSDMNGSVELDQPRPFCNFTLMDLNQQIPPESAAHHELNNNNSTLEGKLHNISSMDSFSISKDDLQKIQTMSLSSIALQLLLKLKRHLKIVYCLNDARCQSFNPNEPPKPGEFLSKQNVPYDISETCTTLPTSYQEFMQRYQDFKNTLRDDAFDYSTYTANIKRKRPTVRKGRKSTIGGDDDDNDDDEDWSGGKRLSNSGRKSSYSMRGSRQR, encoded by the exons ATGAGTTTGCCGCCCTCTGCTTTTGCTTCTGCTTCTTCCTCTGCCTCTACCTCCTCCAACCGCGGCATCGGCTTGTCTAATACTATACACTCTGAAGTTGCTCCTTGCTTGCCTTTGCCATCACTTCCGGTCTTCTTTGGCGCCTCTGACCCTCACCTTCGCCTCTTCGATCACCCCGACGCTACCTATGCTACTTCCACCGCTGATCTTCTCCCTCACTCTAAGAAGATCGCTGATCTGCTTCTTGCTACTGATGTCTCTTACTT AAATCTCAGAGAAGATGCTCAGGTTCTTCAAGAAGGGTCTGTGGAGCCTTTTGAACTCTATGAGGAAGTTCTACGTCATGATGGTGATGCCTTCAGTTATACTGCTCCAG GTCCTATTATGGAGCATGTCTCCAGCAGTACAGTACCTGATAGGAAAGTTTTTGAGCAAAGACTACATATTAGAAATCAAGTTGAAGGAGACTCTAGAACAACTCAAAGTCAAAAGATGGAACCTGAAACTATGCCTACTAAT GATACGCCAATCTCATCTTCTAGAAAAGTAAAAACTAAGAAGAAAGTCCGAGATGAAACTTCTTCTGGTAGAACTGGCTCTTCTGAGCTTCAAG ACAACACCCTTGCAAAATCTTGTGAGTTCTTAGAGGACTTTTGTGGTAGAGCTGAAATTGTCGATGATGATCGTGATGAATCAGAGTGGCTGGCTCTTCCTCTTACTGATCTTCGAATGCTTGTCAATGAAATAATGTCCATACGTTCGAAGAAACTTCTTCATTTGGTTCCTCTAGATAAGCTGACGAGGCTGTTGAAGGTTTTAGATAATCAGATTCATAGAGCAGAAGGATTGTCTGTTGAAGAATGTGAACAT TCAGATTCAGATGCGGTTGCAACCATCTTTTGTGCTTTGGAGTCCATACATGCATCTCTGGCAATAATGGCTCACGACCAAATGCCAAAGTTGCTTTACAAAGAAGAG ATCATTGAGAGAATTCTAGAGTTCTCCCGACGTCACATAATGGATATTATGTGTGCTTATGATCCTTCTTATCGTGCATTGCATAAAGTCAGTGAAAATGGTGTGTTTGAAG tcaatgaagatgaagaagatggtGGCTATGGTTCATCGACTAAGAAACGTCGTGCTGTTAAGACTACTAAAATTAGGAAGCCTGCACTCAACAA GGTATCTAATGCTGTTAATACTATTCTTCAGAAGATGTGCACCATTCTCGGTTTACTTAAGGATTTGTTGTTAATAGAGAGGTTACCAGATAGCTGTATTCTTCAATTAGTGAAAACAAGCTTTTCTACTTTTTTGGTGGACAATATTCAGCTCCTGCAACTTAAGGCAATTGGTTTAATTTGTGGG ATATTTTATTCATATACACAACATCGTAACTATTTGATAGATGAATTAGTTCAGATGCTCTTCAAATTGCCATCCACGAAACGAGCTTTAAGGGCGTATCATCTACCAGAAGAAGAACAACGTCAAATTCAAATGATTACTGCCTTGTTGATTCAGTTAGTACATTATAGTGCAAACCTCCCTGAAGCTTTGAGGCAAGCATCAGATAGTCATTCCATCTTTGAAGTTTCAGTTGACAGTAGTTGCCCAACCAAATGCCATGAAGCAGCTACAGAGGCATGCTGTCTTTTCTGGACTCATGTACTTCAGCGGTTTGCTAATGTGAAGACTCAAGATGCATCTGAAGTGAAAGTAATGATGGAAAATATGGTTTTGGATCTACTCACAACATTAAATTTACCTGAATATCCTGCATCAGCTCCTATTTTGGAG GTTCTTTGTGTGTTATTACTTCAAAATGCCGGACTGAAATCTAAAGACATCTCTGCTCGTTCTATGGCCATTGATTTTCTTGGCATGATTGCTGCAAGGTTGAAACGTGATGCAGTCATTTGTGCCACAGACAAGTTTTGGATATTGCAAGAGTTGGGAAATAAAGAGGATGTTGGTGATCAGAGTTACCCTAAAGATGTCTGTTCTATTTGCTTGGATGGCAGGGTCGAAAAGTATATCCTTGTCTGTCAAGGTTGTCAGAGGTTATTTCATGCAGATTGCATGGGAGGAACTGGAAGGGAAAATGAAATTCCTAATCGGGGCTGGTACTGCCAAATTTGTCATTGCAGAAAACAACTTCAAGTCTTACAATCATATTGCAAATCCCAGTGCAAGAATGATAGTGAGAAGCGGAAAGATTGGTCAGATAAAGGTTCCAATGCTTTGTGGCTTGTTTCAAACATTGAAATTGTTCAGCAGTTGCTTCTGAATTACCTCCAGGAAGTTGGTTCCACAGATGATTTTCATCTATTTGTTCGCTG GTTCTATCTCTGCCTGTGGTACAAAGATGATCCAAAATCTGAGCAGAAATTTATTTACTATCTCTCTAGACTGAAATCTATGGCAATAGTGAGGGATGGCGGCAATACTTCCTCCTTATTGACTAGGGATTCAGTTAAGAAAATTACTCTCGCACTAGGACAAAATAATTCTTTCTCTAGAGGTTTTGATAAGATTCTTCACATGCTTCTG GCAAGTTTAAGGGAAAATTCTCCAGTAATTAGGGCCAAGGCTTTACGAGCG GTCAGTATAATTGTTGAAGCTGATCCAGAGGTATTGGGAGACGAACGTGTGCAACTGGCTGTGGAAGGAAGGTTTTGTGATTCTGCGATATCTGTCAGGGAAGCAGCTTTGGAACTTGTTGGCAGACATATTGCCTCACATCCTGATCTTGGTTTTAAG TATTTTGAAAAGATTTCTGAGAGAATCAAAGATACCGGAGTTAGTGTGAGGAAACGAGCCATCAAAATCATTCGAGATATGTGCACTTCAAATGCAAATTTCTCAGAGTTTACTAGGGCATGCATAGAGATCATTTCTCGAGTTGGTGATGATGAGTCAAGTATTCAG GATCTTGTTTGCAAGACATTCTATGAGTTCTGGTTTGAGGAGCCTTCCTGTTCACAAACTCAGTTCTTTGGTGATGATAGCTCAGTTCCATTAGAGATAGCCAATAAAACTGAGCAAATTGTTGAAATATTGAGGAAAATGCCAAATCATCAACTTCTTGTGACTATTATTAAGAGAAACTTAGCCCTCGATTTTTTACCACAATCAACTAAGGCTGTTGGTATCAACCCTGTTTCCCTCACATCAGTTCGCAAGCGATGCGAGTTGATGTGTAAGTGCTTACTGGAAAGGATATTGCAG AAAGTTACCTCTCAGGTGGAGGAGCGAAGTAACATGGACACAGAAGTGCGGGCACTTCCATATGTATTGGTCTTGCACGCCTTTTGTGTTGTGGATCCAATGCTCTGTGCACCTGCATCCAACCCATCCCAGTTTGTGGTCACTCTCCAACCTTACCTCAAGAGCCAG GTTGATAATCGAGTGGTTGCCCAGTTACTCGAGAGTATCATATTCATAATTGATGCAGTCTTGCCCTTGCTTCGAAAATTATCTCCAAATGTTGCTGAAGATCTAGAACAAGACTTGAAACACATGATTGTTAGGCACTCCTTCTTGACAGTTGTACATGCTTGCATCAA GTGTCTTTGCTCTTTAAGTAAGATAGCAGGTAAAGGTGCATGGGTCGTGGAGTATCTTATTCAGATGTTTTTTAAACGTTTGGATTCTCAAGGGATCGATAACAAACAG CTAGTAGGACGCTCACTCTTCTGTCTTGGATTACTTATTCGTTATGGTAGTCCTTTGTTGAGCAATTCTAGCAATAAGAATGTTGATATTACAAAGAGCCTCAGCTTGTTAAAGATGTACCTGCAGACGGAGGATTTGGTTATTAGGGTTAGAGCGCTGCAG GCTTTGGGATTTGTTCTTATTGCGAGGCCTGAATTTATGCTTCAAGAAGGTGTTGGGAAAATTATAGAGGAATCATTGTCATCTGGTTCTGATGTTCGTCTTAAG ATGCAAGCATTGCAAAATATGTATGATTACCTTCTTGACGCGGAAGGTCAAATGGGAACAGATGAAGCTGGTGATGGAGCTGGCCCTGACACTGTGGAGAGTGGCCAAAGTGTACCTGTTGCTGCTGGTGCCGGAGATACCAACATTTGTGGTGGTATTGTTCAGTTGTATTGGGAAAGGATTCTGGGACGAAGCTTAGATTTAAATGGCCAAGTTCGTCAAATTGCCCTCAAG ATCGTGGAAGTGGTGCTTCGCCAAGGTCTTGTCCATCCAATTACTTGTGTTCCGTATCTTATCGCGCTTGAAACAGACCCCCATGAGGCAAATGCAAAGCTGGCTCACCACTTATTGATGAATATGAATGAGAA GTACCCAACATTTTTTGAGAGCCGCCTGGGGGATGGTCTTCAAATGTCATTCATTTTCATTCAAACTATCAGCCGTGGTTCTGACaatgcaaataaaaaaattcaatccAAGGGCTCTAGCAATTTGAAAAGTAGATCTGACAGTAGTTCATTGACTCAAGCAAGACTTGGAGTTTCTCGAATTTACAAGCTCATACGGGCCAACCGTGTTTCAAGGAACAATTTTATATCTTCCATTGTGCGAAAGTTTGACAACCCACGGATGAACGACTCTATGATACCTTTCCTTAT GTACTGTGCAGAAATACTTGCATTGTTACCATTTACATTCCCCGATGAGCCCTTATATTTGATTTATGCTATTAATCGAATAATACAAGTAAGAGGAGGAGCACTTCAAGAAGAGATCAAAGCATTGAGTGTTCATTTGTTACAACGGAATACCCAGAATGTTACATACGAAAATGGAATGATTCAGCCTCCACAACCTGGGTTATTTTCTGATAATATAGTTTTATCAGATATGAATGGGTCAGTGGAGCTTGATCAACCTCGTCCTTTTTGCAATTTCACGTTGATGGATCTGAATCAGCAAATCCCACCAGAGTCAGCTGCCCATCAtgaattgaataataataattctacATTGGAGGGAAAACTCCATAACATTTCCTCTATGGATTCGTTTAGTATCTCAAAAGACGATCTTCAGAAGATTCAG
- the LOC103492901 gene encoding sister chromatid cohesion protein SCC2 isoform X2, producing MSLPPSAFASASSSASTSSNRGIGLSNTIHSEVAPCLPLPSLPVFFGASDPHLRLFDHPDATYATSTADLLPHSKKIADLLLATDVSYLNLREDAQVLQEGSVEPFELYEEVLRHDGDAFSYTAPGPIMEHVSSSTVPDRKVFEQRLHIRNQVEGDSRTTQSQKMEPETMPTNDTPISSSRKVKTKKKVRDETSSGRTGSSELQDNTLAKSCEFLEDFCGRAEIVDDDRDESEWLALPLTDLRMLVNEIMSIRSKKLLHLVPLDKLTRLLKVLDNQIHRAEGLSVEECEHSDSDAVATIFCALESIHASLAIMAHDQMPKLLYKEEIIERILEFSRRHIMDIMCAYDPSYRALHKVSENGVFEVNEDEEDGGYGSSTKKRRAVKTTKIRKPALNKVSNAVNTILQKMCTILGLLKDLLLIERLPDSCILQLVKTSFSTFLVDNIQLLQLKAIGLICGIFYSYTQHRNYLIDELVQMLFKLPSTKRALRAYHLPEEEQRQIQMITALLIQLVHYSANLPEALRQASDSHSIFEVSVDSSCPTKCHEAATEACCLFWTHVLQRFANVKTQDASEVKVMMENMVLDLLTTLNLPEYPASAPILEVLCVLLLQNAGLKSKDISARSMAIDFLGMIAARLKRDAVICATDKFWILQELGNKEDVGDQSYPKDVCSICLDGRVEKYILVCQGCQRLFHADCMGGTGRENEIPNRGWYCQICHCRKQLQVLQSYCKSQCKNDSEKRKDWSDKGSNALWLVSNIEIVQQLLLNYLQEVGSTDDFHLFVRWFYLCLWYKDDPKSEQKFIYYLSRLKSMAIVRDGGNTSSLLTRDSVKKITLALGQNNSFSRGFDKILHMLLASLRENSPVIRAKALRAVSIIVEADPEVLGDERVQLAVEGRFCDSAISVREAALELVGRHIASHPDLGFKYFEKISERIKDTGVSVRKRAIKIIRDMCTSNANFSEFTRACIEIISRVGDDESSIQDLVCKTFYEFWFEEPSCSQTQFFGDDSSVPLEIANKTEQIVEILRKMPNHQLLVTIIKRNLALDFLPQSTKAVGINPVSLTSVRKRCELMCKCLLERILQVEERSNMDTEVRALPYVLVLHAFCVVDPMLCAPASNPSQFVVTLQPYLKSQVDNRVVAQLLESIIFIIDAVLPLLRKLSPNVAEDLEQDLKHMIVRHSFLTVVHACIKCLCSLSKIAGKGAWVVEYLIQMFFKRLDSQGIDNKQLVGRSLFCLGLLIRYGSPLLSNSSNKNVDITKSLSLLKMYLQTEDLVIRVRALQALGFVLIARPEFMLQEGVGKIIEESLSSGSDVRLKMQALQNMYDYLLDAEGQMGTDEAGDGAGPDTVESGQSVPVAAGAGDTNICGGIVQLYWERILGRSLDLNGQVRQIALKIVEVVLRQGLVHPITCVPYLIALETDPHEANAKLAHHLLMNMNEKYPTFFESRLGDGLQMSFIFIQTISRGSDNANKKIQSKGSSNLKSRSDSSSLTQARLGVSRIYKLIRANRVSRNNFISSIVRKFDNPRMNDSMIPFLMYCAEILALLPFTFPDEPLYLIYAINRIIQVRGGALQEEIKALSVHLLQRNTQNVTYENGMIQPPQPGLFSDNIVLSDMNGSVELDQPRPFCNFTLMDLNQQIPPESAAHHELNNNNSTLEGKLHNISSMDSFSISKDDLQKIQTMSLSSIALQLLLKLKRHLKIVYCLNDARCQSFNPNEPPKPGEFLSKQNVPYDISETCTTLPTSYQEFMQRYQDFKNTLRDDAFDYSTYTANIKRKRPTVRKGRKSTIGGDDDDNDDDEDWSGGKRLSNSGRKSSYSMRGSRQR from the exons ATGAGTTTGCCGCCCTCTGCTTTTGCTTCTGCTTCTTCCTCTGCCTCTACCTCCTCCAACCGCGGCATCGGCTTGTCTAATACTATACACTCTGAAGTTGCTCCTTGCTTGCCTTTGCCATCACTTCCGGTCTTCTTTGGCGCCTCTGACCCTCACCTTCGCCTCTTCGATCACCCCGACGCTACCTATGCTACTTCCACCGCTGATCTTCTCCCTCACTCTAAGAAGATCGCTGATCTGCTTCTTGCTACTGATGTCTCTTACTT AAATCTCAGAGAAGATGCTCAGGTTCTTCAAGAAGGGTCTGTGGAGCCTTTTGAACTCTATGAGGAAGTTCTACGTCATGATGGTGATGCCTTCAGTTATACTGCTCCAG GTCCTATTATGGAGCATGTCTCCAGCAGTACAGTACCTGATAGGAAAGTTTTTGAGCAAAGACTACATATTAGAAATCAAGTTGAAGGAGACTCTAGAACAACTCAAAGTCAAAAGATGGAACCTGAAACTATGCCTACTAAT GATACGCCAATCTCATCTTCTAGAAAAGTAAAAACTAAGAAGAAAGTCCGAGATGAAACTTCTTCTGGTAGAACTGGCTCTTCTGAGCTTCAAG ACAACACCCTTGCAAAATCTTGTGAGTTCTTAGAGGACTTTTGTGGTAGAGCTGAAATTGTCGATGATGATCGTGATGAATCAGAGTGGCTGGCTCTTCCTCTTACTGATCTTCGAATGCTTGTCAATGAAATAATGTCCATACGTTCGAAGAAACTTCTTCATTTGGTTCCTCTAGATAAGCTGACGAGGCTGTTGAAGGTTTTAGATAATCAGATTCATAGAGCAGAAGGATTGTCTGTTGAAGAATGTGAACAT TCAGATTCAGATGCGGTTGCAACCATCTTTTGTGCTTTGGAGTCCATACATGCATCTCTGGCAATAATGGCTCACGACCAAATGCCAAAGTTGCTTTACAAAGAAGAG ATCATTGAGAGAATTCTAGAGTTCTCCCGACGTCACATAATGGATATTATGTGTGCTTATGATCCTTCTTATCGTGCATTGCATAAAGTCAGTGAAAATGGTGTGTTTGAAG tcaatgaagatgaagaagatggtGGCTATGGTTCATCGACTAAGAAACGTCGTGCTGTTAAGACTACTAAAATTAGGAAGCCTGCACTCAACAA GGTATCTAATGCTGTTAATACTATTCTTCAGAAGATGTGCACCATTCTCGGTTTACTTAAGGATTTGTTGTTAATAGAGAGGTTACCAGATAGCTGTATTCTTCAATTAGTGAAAACAAGCTTTTCTACTTTTTTGGTGGACAATATTCAGCTCCTGCAACTTAAGGCAATTGGTTTAATTTGTGGG ATATTTTATTCATATACACAACATCGTAACTATTTGATAGATGAATTAGTTCAGATGCTCTTCAAATTGCCATCCACGAAACGAGCTTTAAGGGCGTATCATCTACCAGAAGAAGAACAACGTCAAATTCAAATGATTACTGCCTTGTTGATTCAGTTAGTACATTATAGTGCAAACCTCCCTGAAGCTTTGAGGCAAGCATCAGATAGTCATTCCATCTTTGAAGTTTCAGTTGACAGTAGTTGCCCAACCAAATGCCATGAAGCAGCTACAGAGGCATGCTGTCTTTTCTGGACTCATGTACTTCAGCGGTTTGCTAATGTGAAGACTCAAGATGCATCTGAAGTGAAAGTAATGATGGAAAATATGGTTTTGGATCTACTCACAACATTAAATTTACCTGAATATCCTGCATCAGCTCCTATTTTGGAG GTTCTTTGTGTGTTATTACTTCAAAATGCCGGACTGAAATCTAAAGACATCTCTGCTCGTTCTATGGCCATTGATTTTCTTGGCATGATTGCTGCAAGGTTGAAACGTGATGCAGTCATTTGTGCCACAGACAAGTTTTGGATATTGCAAGAGTTGGGAAATAAAGAGGATGTTGGTGATCAGAGTTACCCTAAAGATGTCTGTTCTATTTGCTTGGATGGCAGGGTCGAAAAGTATATCCTTGTCTGTCAAGGTTGTCAGAGGTTATTTCATGCAGATTGCATGGGAGGAACTGGAAGGGAAAATGAAATTCCTAATCGGGGCTGGTACTGCCAAATTTGTCATTGCAGAAAACAACTTCAAGTCTTACAATCATATTGCAAATCCCAGTGCAAGAATGATAGTGAGAAGCGGAAAGATTGGTCAGATAAAGGTTCCAATGCTTTGTGGCTTGTTTCAAACATTGAAATTGTTCAGCAGTTGCTTCTGAATTACCTCCAGGAAGTTGGTTCCACAGATGATTTTCATCTATTTGTTCGCTG GTTCTATCTCTGCCTGTGGTACAAAGATGATCCAAAATCTGAGCAGAAATTTATTTACTATCTCTCTAGACTGAAATCTATGGCAATAGTGAGGGATGGCGGCAATACTTCCTCCTTATTGACTAGGGATTCAGTTAAGAAAATTACTCTCGCACTAGGACAAAATAATTCTTTCTCTAGAGGTTTTGATAAGATTCTTCACATGCTTCTG GCAAGTTTAAGGGAAAATTCTCCAGTAATTAGGGCCAAGGCTTTACGAGCG GTCAGTATAATTGTTGAAGCTGATCCAGAGGTATTGGGAGACGAACGTGTGCAACTGGCTGTGGAAGGAAGGTTTTGTGATTCTGCGATATCTGTCAGGGAAGCAGCTTTGGAACTTGTTGGCAGACATATTGCCTCACATCCTGATCTTGGTTTTAAG TATTTTGAAAAGATTTCTGAGAGAATCAAAGATACCGGAGTTAGTGTGAGGAAACGAGCCATCAAAATCATTCGAGATATGTGCACTTCAAATGCAAATTTCTCAGAGTTTACTAGGGCATGCATAGAGATCATTTCTCGAGTTGGTGATGATGAGTCAAGTATTCAG GATCTTGTTTGCAAGACATTCTATGAGTTCTGGTTTGAGGAGCCTTCCTGTTCACAAACTCAGTTCTTTGGTGATGATAGCTCAGTTCCATTAGAGATAGCCAATAAAACTGAGCAAATTGTTGAAATATTGAGGAAAATGCCAAATCATCAACTTCTTGTGACTATTATTAAGAGAAACTTAGCCCTCGATTTTTTACCACAATCAACTAAGGCTGTTGGTATCAACCCTGTTTCCCTCACATCAGTTCGCAAGCGATGCGAGTTGATGTGTAAGTGCTTACTGGAAAGGATATTGCAG GTGGAGGAGCGAAGTAACATGGACACAGAAGTGCGGGCACTTCCATATGTATTGGTCTTGCACGCCTTTTGTGTTGTGGATCCAATGCTCTGTGCACCTGCATCCAACCCATCCCAGTTTGTGGTCACTCTCCAACCTTACCTCAAGAGCCAG GTTGATAATCGAGTGGTTGCCCAGTTACTCGAGAGTATCATATTCATAATTGATGCAGTCTTGCCCTTGCTTCGAAAATTATCTCCAAATGTTGCTGAAGATCTAGAACAAGACTTGAAACACATGATTGTTAGGCACTCCTTCTTGACAGTTGTACATGCTTGCATCAA GTGTCTTTGCTCTTTAAGTAAGATAGCAGGTAAAGGTGCATGGGTCGTGGAGTATCTTATTCAGATGTTTTTTAAACGTTTGGATTCTCAAGGGATCGATAACAAACAG CTAGTAGGACGCTCACTCTTCTGTCTTGGATTACTTATTCGTTATGGTAGTCCTTTGTTGAGCAATTCTAGCAATAAGAATGTTGATATTACAAAGAGCCTCAGCTTGTTAAAGATGTACCTGCAGACGGAGGATTTGGTTATTAGGGTTAGAGCGCTGCAG GCTTTGGGATTTGTTCTTATTGCGAGGCCTGAATTTATGCTTCAAGAAGGTGTTGGGAAAATTATAGAGGAATCATTGTCATCTGGTTCTGATGTTCGTCTTAAG ATGCAAGCATTGCAAAATATGTATGATTACCTTCTTGACGCGGAAGGTCAAATGGGAACAGATGAAGCTGGTGATGGAGCTGGCCCTGACACTGTGGAGAGTGGCCAAAGTGTACCTGTTGCTGCTGGTGCCGGAGATACCAACATTTGTGGTGGTATTGTTCAGTTGTATTGGGAAAGGATTCTGGGACGAAGCTTAGATTTAAATGGCCAAGTTCGTCAAATTGCCCTCAAG ATCGTGGAAGTGGTGCTTCGCCAAGGTCTTGTCCATCCAATTACTTGTGTTCCGTATCTTATCGCGCTTGAAACAGACCCCCATGAGGCAAATGCAAAGCTGGCTCACCACTTATTGATGAATATGAATGAGAA GTACCCAACATTTTTTGAGAGCCGCCTGGGGGATGGTCTTCAAATGTCATTCATTTTCATTCAAACTATCAGCCGTGGTTCTGACaatgcaaataaaaaaattcaatccAAGGGCTCTAGCAATTTGAAAAGTAGATCTGACAGTAGTTCATTGACTCAAGCAAGACTTGGAGTTTCTCGAATTTACAAGCTCATACGGGCCAACCGTGTTTCAAGGAACAATTTTATATCTTCCATTGTGCGAAAGTTTGACAACCCACGGATGAACGACTCTATGATACCTTTCCTTAT GTACTGTGCAGAAATACTTGCATTGTTACCATTTACATTCCCCGATGAGCCCTTATATTTGATTTATGCTATTAATCGAATAATACAAGTAAGAGGAGGAGCACTTCAAGAAGAGATCAAAGCATTGAGTGTTCATTTGTTACAACGGAATACCCAGAATGTTACATACGAAAATGGAATGATTCAGCCTCCACAACCTGGGTTATTTTCTGATAATATAGTTTTATCAGATATGAATGGGTCAGTGGAGCTTGATCAACCTCGTCCTTTTTGCAATTTCACGTTGATGGATCTGAATCAGCAAATCCCACCAGAGTCAGCTGCCCATCAtgaattgaataataataattctacATTGGAGGGAAAACTCCATAACATTTCCTCTATGGATTCGTTTAGTATCTCAAAAGACGATCTTCAGAAGATTCAG